The Vibrio sp. 10N DNA window CACCGATATCTTCCAGCAGTGAATGGGCGTGTTTTCCTGCCGCACAGAACGTGTCATAGCTGGAGTCGCCAATACCGACTACAGCAAATTTTACTTCAGACATGCGAGGTGGGGTCGCTTGCAGCGCAGCAATAAACGGCTGAATGTTATCTGGGTATTCACCCGCACCGTGCGTTGAGGTGATAACTAACCAAGTGCCCTGTGCAGGGATGTCAGTGAGCTCTGGTTGGTTATGTATGGTGGTCTCTAGACCTTGCTCTACCAGCAAATCACTAAGGTGGTCGCCTACGTACTCAGCGCCGCCAAGTGTGCTGCCTGTGATGATATGAATCATTGATGTTCCTTTTTCAATACCGCTTATTTACCAATACAGAAAGACGAGAAGATACGTCCAAGGAGATCATCTGAGCTGAACTCACCGGTGATCTCATTCAAATGCTGCTGAGCAATGCGCAGCTCTTCTGCCAAAATTTCGCCCGCCATATAGCCTTCTAGCTGCTGCTGGCCAATATCAAGGTGCTCGGCAGCACGCTCCAAGGCATCGAGGTGGCGGCGACGTGCCATAAAGCCACCTTCGCTTGCGCCAGAGAAACCCATAATGGACTTAAGGTGCTCGCGAAGGGCAGGTACACCTTCACCTGTACGTGCAGAAAGACGAATCAACGTCGGATCGTTAACGTGGCAGATCCCCAGAGTTTCACCGGTTTCATCAACCTTGTTGCGGATCACCGTAATGCCGATCGATTCAGGTAAGCGATCAATAAAGTCAGGCCAAATCTCTTTTGGATCCGTAGCACTGGTTGTGGTGCCATCAACCATAAACAGCACACGGTCTGCTTGCTCGATCTCTTCCCAAGCACGCTCAATACCAATGCGTTCCACTTCGTCAGACGCATCACGCAGGCCAGCGGTATCAATGATGTGCAGTGGCATTCCATCAATATGGATGTGCTCACGCAGAACATCACGAGTGGTACCAGCAATATCAGTCACAATCGCTGACTCTTTACCAGACAGAGCGTTGAGTAGACTTGATTTACCTGCATTTGGGCGTCCAGCAATCACCACTTTCATGCCTTCACGCATGATGGCGCCTTGGTTAGCTTCT harbors:
- the mioC gene encoding FMN-binding protein MioC, yielding MIHIITGSTLGGAEYVGDHLSDLLVEQGLETTIHNQPELTDIPAQGTWLVITSTHGAGEYPDNIQPFIAALQATPPRMSEVKFAVVGIGDSSYDTFCAAGKHAHSLLEDIGATPLTDCLEIDILNDPVPEDAAEVWLNEHLSKFQ
- the mnmE gene encoding tRNA uridine-5-carboxymethylaminomethyl(34) synthesis GTPase MnmE, which encodes MTTDTIVAQATAPGRGGVGIIRVSGPLAQEVAQQVTGKTLKPRYADYLPFKDEHGGELDQGIALYFPNPHSFTGEDVLELQGHGGPVVMDMLIKRILLIPGVRPARPGEFSERAFLNDKMDLTQAEAIADLIDASSEEAAKSALQSLQGQFSKRIQVLVESLIHLRIYVEAAIDFPEEEIDFLADGKVAGDLQTIIDNLDSVRKEANQGAIMREGMKVVIAGRPNAGKSSLLNALSGKESAIVTDIAGTTRDVLREHIHIDGMPLHIIDTAGLRDASDEVERIGIERAWEEIEQADRVLFMVDGTTTSATDPKEIWPDFIDRLPESIGITVIRNKVDETGETLGICHVNDPTLIRLSARTGEGVPALREHLKSIMGFSGASEGGFMARRRHLDALERAAEHLDIGQQQLEGYMAGEILAEELRIAQQHLNEITGEFSSDDLLGRIFSSFCIGK